One genomic segment of Mangifera indica cultivar Alphonso chromosome 6, CATAS_Mindica_2.1, whole genome shotgun sequence includes these proteins:
- the LOC123218213 gene encoding uncharacterized protein LOC123218213 isoform X3, whose product MLFLLLVFSFLFLSIIFVVCVIITLKKTDCLEQVEKEYALALKNASVSQERENDQNPLAAQLLLEILPAKTAAKWAKFFAKKKCEIPDGNGLGHEKEVDESSDGAGSGGDDSKIVKKKKKKSKKKKLDSKGEEESNGEEKEGEEKDKRNSDSDNLKHELVYLYPFTGSSSATQRKIKQQYDHLVQCHESKKLTLAQVAEFAHCLTEAKDDLEHKSEAINRKFTITKALLNKADRSSVDRICQQLFKLEKEQKRLEDDAFVYNWLQRQLKLSPVYKKVGGFHLRYYAQKNA is encoded by the exons ATGTTGTTCTTgcttttagttttttctttcttgttcttgTCCATCATCTTCGTTGTGTGTGTCATTATTACCCTCAAGAAAACTGATTGTCTTGAACAAGTGGAGAAGGAGTATGCATTAGCTTTGAAGAATGCTTCGGTCAGTCAAGAGCGGGAAAATGACCAGAACCCATTGGCAGCACAGCTGTTGCTTGAGATCCTGCCGGCGAAAACTGCTGCCAAATGGGCGAAATTTTTTGCCAAGAAAAAGTGTGAGATTCCGGACGGGAATGGGTTGGGTCACGAGAAGGAGGTGGATGAGAGTAGTGACGGTGCAGGGTCAGGTGGGGATGATAGTAAgatagtgaagaagaagaagaagaaaagtaagaagaagaaattggatTCCAAAGGTGAAGAAGAAAGTAATGGTGAAGAGAAGGAGGGTgaggaaaaagataaaagaaattcGGATTCGGATAATTTGAAACACGAATTGGTTTATTTATATCCATTTACAGGATCAAGTAGTGCAACTCAGAGGAAGATCAAGCAACAGTATGATCATCTTGTTCAGTGTCATGAAAGCAAAAAGTTGACACTTGCCCAG GTGGCAGAATTTGCTCATTGTTTGACAGAGGCCAAAGATGATTTAGAGCACAA GTCTGAGGCCATTAACCGCAAGTTTACAATAACAAAGGCTCTGTTAAACAAGGCAGATAGATCATCAGTTGATCGCATTTGCCAACAG TTATTCAAGCTAGAGAAGGAACAAAAGAGATTAGAGGATGATGCATTTGTCTATAATTGGCTTCAACGACAGCTTAAGCTTTCACCAGTATACAAGAAG GTTGGTGGTTTTCATCTCAGATACTATGCACAAAAGa ATGCTTGA
- the LOC123218213 gene encoding uncharacterized protein LOC123218213 isoform X2, with protein MLFLLLVFSFLFLSIIFVVCVIITLKKTDCLEQVEKEYALALKNASVSQERENDQNPLAAQLLLEILPAKTAAKWAKFFAKKKCEIPDGNGLGHEKEVDESSDGAGSGGDDSKIVKKKKKKSKKKKLDSKGEEESNGEEKEGEEKDKRNSDSDNLKHELVYLYPFTGSSSATQRKIKQQYDHLVQCHESKKLTLAQVAEFAHCLTEAKDDLEHKSEAINRKFTITKALLNKADRSSVDRICQQLFKLEKEQKRLEDDAFVYNWLQRQLKLSPVYKKVGGFHLRYYAQKSKNA; from the exons ATGTTGTTCTTgcttttagttttttctttcttgttcttgTCCATCATCTTCGTTGTGTGTGTCATTATTACCCTCAAGAAAACTGATTGTCTTGAACAAGTGGAGAAGGAGTATGCATTAGCTTTGAAGAATGCTTCGGTCAGTCAAGAGCGGGAAAATGACCAGAACCCATTGGCAGCACAGCTGTTGCTTGAGATCCTGCCGGCGAAAACTGCTGCCAAATGGGCGAAATTTTTTGCCAAGAAAAAGTGTGAGATTCCGGACGGGAATGGGTTGGGTCACGAGAAGGAGGTGGATGAGAGTAGTGACGGTGCAGGGTCAGGTGGGGATGATAGTAAgatagtgaagaagaagaagaagaaaagtaagaagaagaaattggatTCCAAAGGTGAAGAAGAAAGTAATGGTGAAGAGAAGGAGGGTgaggaaaaagataaaagaaattcGGATTCGGATAATTTGAAACACGAATTGGTTTATTTATATCCATTTACAGGATCAAGTAGTGCAACTCAGAGGAAGATCAAGCAACAGTATGATCATCTTGTTCAGTGTCATGAAAGCAAAAAGTTGACACTTGCCCAG GTGGCAGAATTTGCTCATTGTTTGACAGAGGCCAAAGATGATTTAGAGCACAA GTCTGAGGCCATTAACCGCAAGTTTACAATAACAAAGGCTCTGTTAAACAAGGCAGATAGATCATCAGTTGATCGCATTTGCCAACAG TTATTCAAGCTAGAGAAGGAACAAAAGAGATTAGAGGATGATGCATTTGTCTATAATTGGCTTCAACGACAGCTTAAGCTTTCACCAGTATACAAGAAG GTTGGTGGTTTTCATCTCAGATACTATGCACAAAAGagtaaaa ATGCTTGA
- the LOC123218213 gene encoding uncharacterized protein LOC123218213 isoform X1, whose product MLFLLLVFSFLFLSIIFVVCVIITLKKTDCLEQVEKEYALALKNASVSQERENDQNPLAAQLLLEILPAKTAAKWAKFFAKKKCEIPDGNGLGHEKEVDESSDGAGSGGDDSKIVKKKKKKSKKKKLDSKGEEESNGEEKEGEEKDKRNSDSDNLKHELVYLYPFTGSSSATQRKIKQQYDHLVQCHESKKLTLAQVAEFAHCLTEAKDDLEHKSEAINRKFTITKALLNKADRSSVDRICQQLFKLEKEQKRLEDDAFVYNWLQRQLKLSPVYKKMLEVHASMEEKAKSTESTKSTDTEEFTDISFEELLAQEKKDSFWQKNGRSRLSPGR is encoded by the exons ATGTTGTTCTTgcttttagttttttctttcttgttcttgTCCATCATCTTCGTTGTGTGTGTCATTATTACCCTCAAGAAAACTGATTGTCTTGAACAAGTGGAGAAGGAGTATGCATTAGCTTTGAAGAATGCTTCGGTCAGTCAAGAGCGGGAAAATGACCAGAACCCATTGGCAGCACAGCTGTTGCTTGAGATCCTGCCGGCGAAAACTGCTGCCAAATGGGCGAAATTTTTTGCCAAGAAAAAGTGTGAGATTCCGGACGGGAATGGGTTGGGTCACGAGAAGGAGGTGGATGAGAGTAGTGACGGTGCAGGGTCAGGTGGGGATGATAGTAAgatagtgaagaagaagaagaagaaaagtaagaagaagaaattggatTCCAAAGGTGAAGAAGAAAGTAATGGTGAAGAGAAGGAGGGTgaggaaaaagataaaagaaattcGGATTCGGATAATTTGAAACACGAATTGGTTTATTTATATCCATTTACAGGATCAAGTAGTGCAACTCAGAGGAAGATCAAGCAACAGTATGATCATCTTGTTCAGTGTCATGAAAGCAAAAAGTTGACACTTGCCCAG GTGGCAGAATTTGCTCATTGTTTGACAGAGGCCAAAGATGATTTAGAGCACAA GTCTGAGGCCATTAACCGCAAGTTTACAATAACAAAGGCTCTGTTAAACAAGGCAGATAGATCATCAGTTGATCGCATTTGCCAACAG TTATTCAAGCTAGAGAAGGAACAAAAGAGATTAGAGGATGATGCATTTGTCTATAATTGGCTTCAACGACAGCTTAAGCTTTCACCAGTATACAAGAAG ATGCTTGAAGTTCATGCTTCCATGGAGGAGAAGGCCAAGTCCACTGAGTCGACAAAAAGCACAGACACAGAAGAATTTACTGACATTTCTTTTGAGGAACTATTAGCACAAGAGAAGAAGGATTCGTTTTG GCAAAAGAATGGGAGATCGAGATTGTCCCCCGGCAGATGA